In one Arenibacter antarcticus genomic region, the following are encoded:
- a CDS encoding penicillin acylase family protein encodes MKNLKFLLSLLLVLAVFFGLNTKFGSIPPIGKFLDPVHGAWQNEHSETGEDKELVLEGLNEAVSISYDAQLIPHIFAQNDTDLYKAQGYITAKHRLWQMEFQTHAAAGRVSEIVGDAALEFDRAQRRKGMVFGAENSLIKMQEDPETMSFLEAYKEGVNAYIDQLKPKDYPVEYKLLDYSPEPWTIKKTALLLMYMTDMLAGGDSDLEYTNFLNTYGKERFDLFYPDFFDIVDPVIPKEVGWDHWQVTLNEVPTGSLPQDYFVETMEKPHPDNGSNNWAVGPQKSYSGNAILANDPHLGLKLPSIWFAMQLATPSKNTYGATLPGALGIIIGFNNDISWGVTNATRDVKDWYKIQFSDATRTKYHYDGQLKDSDKRIEAIRVRNKATVYDTVIYTHHGPVSYDVSFKGNEQKVGYAMKWVGHIGGNNQRTFLDLNKAKNYEDYTLALTYYVAPAQNFIFSSKDGDIALWIQGKFPNKWKGQGKFLLDGSRPDHEWQNFIPQEYNAQVKNPSQGFVSSANQHPTDESYPYYVFNDGYETYRNRVINDFFRSKEKFNVQDFKDLHNNNYNLMAAELLPHMFLNMDTSLLSATEKQFLEEIKTWDFFNDIEKSGPSIWEAWWQKLKVLLWDEFEGGELAMDPPFNYQAIYLLKNYPEDDFMDLKSTPEKETAKELFVISFKEAVNDLEKWKQENGSYNWGAYKATFVGHLLQALPAFSRFNLPIGGNKSVVNATSKDHGPSWRMIVEMSTPPKAWGIYPGGQSGNPGSKYYDDFIDRWAAGDYLELNFMQDKNQTEGIIFTQTLSPSK; translated from the coding sequence ATGAAGAATTTAAAATTTTTACTGTCCTTACTTTTGGTATTGGCGGTATTTTTTGGATTGAACACAAAATTTGGCAGTATTCCCCCTATTGGAAAGTTCTTGGATCCCGTACATGGAGCTTGGCAAAATGAGCATTCCGAAACGGGGGAGGATAAAGAGTTGGTGTTGGAGGGACTTAATGAAGCGGTATCTATAAGCTATGATGCGCAGTTGATCCCGCATATTTTTGCCCAGAACGATACTGATCTTTACAAGGCGCAGGGGTATATAACGGCAAAACACAGGTTGTGGCAAATGGAGTTTCAGACTCATGCTGCTGCAGGAAGGGTTTCCGAAATTGTAGGCGATGCTGCCTTGGAATTTGACAGGGCACAAAGGCGAAAAGGAATGGTGTTCGGAGCAGAAAACAGCTTGATTAAAATGCAGGAAGATCCAGAAACTATGAGTTTTCTGGAAGCCTACAAAGAGGGGGTAAACGCCTATATTGATCAGCTAAAGCCAAAGGACTATCCCGTGGAATATAAATTGCTAGATTACAGCCCCGAACCATGGACCATAAAAAAGACTGCCCTTTTGCTTATGTATATGACCGATATGTTGGCAGGCGGGGATTCCGATTTGGAATACACCAATTTTTTAAACACCTATGGGAAAGAAAGGTTTGATCTTTTTTATCCCGATTTTTTTGATATTGTAGATCCAGTGATTCCCAAAGAGGTAGGATGGGACCATTGGCAGGTAACCTTAAATGAAGTGCCCACAGGTTCGCTTCCCCAAGACTATTTTGTGGAAACTATGGAAAAACCACATCCAGATAACGGTAGTAATAACTGGGCAGTGGGGCCCCAAAAATCATATTCTGGTAATGCGATCCTTGCCAATGATCCTCACCTAGGCCTTAAACTACCTTCTATTTGGTTTGCCATGCAGTTGGCTACTCCCTCTAAAAATACTTATGGAGCAACGCTTCCGGGTGCATTAGGGATAATTATTGGTTTCAATAACGATATTTCATGGGGAGTTACCAATGCTACTAGGGATGTTAAGGACTGGTATAAGATCCAGTTTAGCGATGCAACAAGAACGAAATACCATTATGATGGCCAGTTAAAGGATAGCGATAAACGAATAGAAGCTATTAGGGTGAGGAATAAGGCTACGGTGTATGACACGGTGATCTATACCCATCATGGGCCGGTTAGCTATGATGTCAGTTTTAAGGGCAATGAACAAAAAGTTGGGTATGCTATGAAATGGGTGGGCCATATAGGAGGAAATAACCAACGCACTTTTTTGGATCTGAATAAGGCCAAGAATTACGAGGATTATACATTGGCACTTACCTATTATGTAGCCCCGGCCCAGAATTTTATATTCTCTTCCAAGGATGGGGATATTGCCCTGTGGATTCAAGGTAAATTTCCCAATAAATGGAAAGGACAAGGCAAATTCTTGCTAGACGGTAGTAGACCGGATCACGAATGGCAAAATTTTATTCCCCAAGAGTACAACGCCCAGGTAAAGAACCCTTCTCAGGGGTTTGTGAGTTCAGCAAATCAGCATCCTACGGATGAGTCCTATCCGTATTACGTATTTAATGACGGTTATGAAACCTATAGAAATAGGGTGATCAATGATTTTTTTAGGTCTAAGGAAAAGTTCAATGTTCAGGATTTTAAAGATTTGCACAACAATAATTACAACCTTATGGCCGCGGAATTGTTGCCCCATATGTTTTTGAATATGGATACCAGCCTATTAAGTGCCACTGAAAAGCAGTTTTTAGAGGAAATAAAAACGTGGGACTTTTTTAATGATATAGAGAAATCTGGTCCCAGTATTTGGGAAGCATGGTGGCAGAAATTAAAGGTGCTGCTGTGGGACGAATTTGAAGGGGGAGAATTGGCTATGGATCCACCTTTTAATTATCAGGCCATATATTTACTAAAGAACTATCCGGAGGACGATTTTATGGATCTAAAGTCTACCCCAGAAAAAGAAACAGCAAAAGAGCTGTTTGTAATATCCTTTAAGGAAGCGGTAAATGATTTGGAAAAATGGAAACAGGAAAACGGCAGTTATAATTGGGGAGCCTATAAAGCTACTTTTGTGGGACACCTGCTTCAGGCATTACCGGCATTTTCCCGTTTTAACCTTCCTATAGGAGGGAATAAGAGTGTTGTAAATGCTACTTCCAAAGACCATGGTCCCTCGTGGAGAATGATCGTGGAGATGAGTACGCCTCCTAAGGCATGGGGAATTTATCCTGGGGGACAATCGGGGAATCCAGGAAGTAAATACTATGACGATTTTATTGATAGGTGGGCTGCGGGCGACTATCTGGAACTCAATTTTATGCAAGATAAAAATCAAACTGAAGGAATTATTTTCACCCAAACCCTAAGTCCGTCAAAATGA
- a CDS encoding ABC-F family ATP-binding cassette domain-containing protein — protein sequence MISVDAIAVEFSGDTLFSDVSFVINENDKIALMGKNGAGKSTMMKIIAEEQKPTRGHIRYPKDAVIAYLPQHLLTDDNCTVFEEASKAFKEVFEMRDEMSRLNKELETRTDYESDSYMKIIEKVSDLGEKFYALDDINYEAEVEKALRGLGFKREDFHRLTSEFSGGWRMRIELAKILLKKPDLILLDEPTNHVDIESVIWLEDFLLNKAKAVVVISHDKTFIDNITNRTIEVTMGKIYDYKANYSHYLQLREERRSHQIKAFQEQQKFIADNQTFIDRFKGTYSKTNQVNSRERMLEKLQIIEIDEIDTSALKLRFPPSIRSGDYPVRVEDLSKSYGDQVVFKNANFSITRGEKVSFVGRNGEGKSTMIKAILGEIEIEGSCTLGHNVKVGYFAQNQASLLDPDLTIFQTVDEVAEGDVRTQVKNILGRFMFGGDDLEKKVSVLSGGEKTRLAMVKLLLEPVNLLILDEPTNHLDLKSKDVLKEALLAFDGTLILVSHDRDFLQGLSQKVFEFKEKRVIEHFETIDAFLVRNRIESLKEMDLKG from the coding sequence ATGATTTCTGTAGACGCAATAGCGGTTGAGTTTAGTGGTGATACCTTATTCAGTGATGTTTCATTTGTAATAAATGAGAATGATAAAATTGCCTTGATGGGTAAAAATGGGGCGGGAAAATCCACCATGATGAAGATTATTGCAGAGGAGCAAAAGCCCACTAGGGGCCATATACGTTATCCAAAGGATGCCGTTATCGCTTATTTGCCCCAGCATTTACTAACCGATGATAACTGTACCGTTTTTGAGGAAGCATCAAAGGCGTTTAAGGAAGTCTTTGAAATGCGTGATGAAATGTCGCGCTTAAACAAGGAATTGGAAACCCGTACGGATTATGAATCGGACTCGTATATGAAGATCATAGAGAAGGTTTCCGATCTTGGGGAGAAATTCTATGCCCTAGATGACATTAACTATGAGGCTGAAGTAGAAAAGGCCTTGCGCGGACTTGGGTTTAAAAGAGAAGATTTCCACAGACTTACCAGTGAATTTAGTGGTGGATGGCGAATGCGGATAGAATTGGCGAAAATTTTATTAAAAAAACCGGACCTCATCTTATTGGACGAACCTACCAACCACGTTGATATAGAATCGGTGATCTGGTTAGAAGATTTCTTACTGAACAAGGCTAAGGCGGTGGTGGTCATCTCCCACGACAAGACCTTTATAGACAATATTACCAATAGGACCATAGAGGTTACCATGGGTAAAATCTATGATTATAAAGCCAATTACTCCCATTACCTACAATTGCGGGAAGAAAGACGAAGCCATCAAATAAAAGCCTTTCAGGAGCAGCAAAAATTTATAGCTGATAATCAGACATTTATCGATCGCTTTAAAGGGACCTATTCCAAGACCAATCAGGTGAACTCCCGGGAGCGAATGTTAGAAAAACTACAGATAATAGAGATTGATGAAATAGACACTTCGGCCTTAAAACTGCGCTTCCCACCCTCTATCCGATCGGGAGACTATCCCGTACGCGTAGAAGATCTTTCCAAAAGCTATGGGGATCAGGTAGTATTTAAAAACGCCAATTTCTCCATCACCAGAGGAGAAAAAGTATCTTTTGTTGGAAGAAATGGGGAAGGTAAATCTACCATGATAAAAGCCATATTAGGAGAGATTGAAATAGAAGGAAGTTGCACCTTGGGCCATAATGTGAAAGTGGGCTATTTTGCCCAGAACCAGGCCTCTCTTTTAGACCCAGATCTTACTATTTTCCAAACCGTGGACGAGGTTGCAGAAGGAGATGTACGAACACAGGTCAAGAATATTCTAGGCCGATTTATGTTTGGTGGGGACGACTTGGAGAAAAAAGTAAGCGTTTTATCAGGTGGGGAAAAAACCCGACTGGCTATGGTAAAGCTACTTTTGGAACCTGTTAACCTATTGATCTTGGATGAACCTACTAACCACTTGGACCTAAAATCTAAAGATGTGCTAAAAGAGGCACTCTTGGCCTTTGACGGTACTTTGATATTGGTCTCCCACGACCGTGATTTCCTTCAAGGGCTATCGCAAAAGGTCTTCGAATTTAAGGAGAAACGAGTTATTGAACACTTTGAGACTATTGATGCCTTTTTAGTGCGAAATAGGATCGAGAGCTTAAAAGAAATGGATTTAAAAGGCTAA
- a CDS encoding YkgJ family cysteine cluster protein, whose product MTIEFRVKAVEELFAGLDKEIATFQTQTGLGCKAGCGRCCTHPDVEASPLEFLPWAFHVFLNGKAEATLEELKLNNSSICHLYRPLSVLDQKSGRCGDYKYRGLICRLFGYGANRDKFGELRLATCKIIKEGQVENYNSAVEAMKNGLYVPIFTDYYMNLNQIDFKLGNSILPINKAMKEALEEVLQYYAYRPFPNGYKDIA is encoded by the coding sequence ATGACCATAGAATTTAGGGTAAAGGCAGTCGAGGAATTGTTTGCAGGGTTGGATAAGGAAATTGCGACCTTCCAAACCCAGACAGGATTGGGCTGTAAGGCTGGTTGCGGTAGGTGTTGCACGCATCCTGATGTTGAGGCCTCTCCACTTGAGTTTTTACCTTGGGCTTTCCATGTATTTCTAAATGGAAAGGCAGAAGCCACTTTGGAGGAATTAAAATTAAACAATAGCTCTATCTGTCATTTATACCGACCCCTATCTGTCTTGGATCAAAAAAGCGGTAGGTGCGGAGATTATAAGTATCGTGGATTAATATGTAGACTTTTTGGATATGGTGCCAATAGGGATAAGTTTGGGGAATTGCGTTTGGCAACTTGCAAGATTATAAAAGAGGGGCAGGTAGAAAACTATAACAGCGCTGTGGAGGCTATGAAAAATGGATTGTATGTTCCTATTTTTACGGATTATTATATGAATCTCAATCAAATCGATTTTAAGCTGGGGAATTCTATTCTTCCGATCAATAAGGCCATGAAGGAAGCTCTTGAGGAAGTTCTCCAATATTACGCCTACCGTCCTTTTCCTAATGGATATAAGGATATAGCTTAG
- a CDS encoding cold-shock protein, with protein sequence MSRGIVKFFNDAKGFGFITEEGSNKEHFVHISGLIDEVREGDEVEFELKEGKKGLNAVNVKVI encoded by the coding sequence ATGAGTAGAGGAATAGTAAAATTTTTCAATGATGCCAAGGGATTTGGATTCATCACCGAAGAAGGTTCTAACAAAGAACATTTTGTACACATCTCTGGTTTAATCGACGAAGTTCGCGAAGGCGATGAAGTTGAGTTTGAACTAAAAGAAGGAAAAAAAGGATTAAATGCGGTAAACGTTAAAGTTATTTAA